From Leeia aquatica, the proteins below share one genomic window:
- the cdiI gene encoding ribonuclease toxin immunity protein CdiI gives MRQDLFELIGSANDHFHLAKGFLNDVYRAGDFVADIKKIYSGVSMVINEQYCLFPDWDEFDPEFHFEGVKLGISCLEKEIILTEQEFKVIVRDACRRYLLLHPEDREYLSEMLAEQA, from the coding sequence ATGAGGCAAGATTTATTTGAATTGATCGGTTCGGCAAATGATCATTTTCATTTGGCTAAAGGTTTCTTGAATGATGTATACCGTGCGGGAGATTTTGTTGCGGATATAAAAAAGATTTATTCAGGTGTTTCTATGGTGATTAATGAACAGTATTGCTTATTTCCTGACTGGGATGAGTTCGACCCAGAATTTCATTTTGAAGGTGTAAAGCTTGGAATAAGTTGTCTTGAAAAGGAAATTATTCTGACAGAGCAGGAGTTCAAAGTGATCGTAAGAGATGCATGCCGTCGGTACCTCCTGCTCCATCCTGAAGATCGAGAATATCTGAGCGAGATGCTTGCTG